Proteins from one Chelonia mydas isolate rCheMyd1 chromosome 14, rCheMyd1.pri.v2, whole genome shotgun sequence genomic window:
- the LOC114022015 gene encoding LOW QUALITY PROTEIN: tripartite motif-containing protein 10-like (The sequence of the model RefSeq protein was modified relative to this genomic sequence to represent the inferred CDS: deleted 1 base in 1 codon) — protein sequence MASTSPVKELQEAVLCSICLAYFNDPVILKCGHNFCRACITQYCKGSETSPHYPCPQCRDPFQEGELQPNRQLRAVVEIAKKFPDPTGKEACEKHEELLKLFCEVDQTLICVVCRESSCHKDHPVLPLEEAAVDSQEQIQSRLESWKKERDEILSDKSSGENTSQELLEQLETERQKIVSEFQRLRQFLDEQERLLLAQLEELNKEIEKRRDEYVGKLSEELSSLSSLISEMEQKCQLPVSEFLQVRRC from the exons ATGGCCTCCACAAGCCCGGTAAAAGAGCTCCAAGAGGCTGTTCTCTGTTCCATTTGCCTGGCTTATTTTAACGATCCGGTGATTCTCAAGTGTGGACACAATTTCTGCCGAGCCTGCATCACTCAGTACTGCAAGGGGTCCGAAACCTCC CCCCActatccctgcccccagtgcagggACCCCTTCCAGGAAGGGGAACTCCAGCCTAACCGGCAGCTGAGGGCCGTAGTTGAAATAGCCAAAAAATTCCCAGACCCAACGGGGAAGGAAGCATGTGAAAAACACGAGGAGCTTTTGAAACTCTTCTGTGAAGTGGATCAAACCCTCATCTGTGTGGTGTGCAGAGAGTCCAGCTGTCACAAAGACCACCCCGTGCTTCCTCTCGAGGAGGCTGCTGTGGATTCCCAG GAACAAATTCAGAGCCGTTTGGAGAgttggaaaaaagagagagacgaGATTCTGTCAGATAAATCGAGTGGGGAAAATACAAGCCAGGAACTACTG GAACAGCTGGAAACTGAGAGGCAGAagattgtgtctgaatttcagCGACTGCGTCAGTTTCTGGACGAACAAGAGCGACTCCTGCTGGCCCAGTTGGAAGAGCTGAATAAGGAAATTGAAAAGAGGAGGGATGAGTATGTTGGCAAACTATCTGAGGAACTATCTTCTCTCAGTTCCCTGATCAGTGAGATGGAGCAGAAGTGCCAGCTGCCGGTGagtgaattcctgcaggtgagacGGTGTTAG
- the LOC114020850 gene encoding butyrophilin subfamily 2 member A2-like, with protein MRVVFVPWAASELSVLGGFTDTAIYCLEQSLAAKVTLDPDTAHPDLLVSADRRRGRWGDTRQDLPDNPERFDTVPCVLGCEGFTSGRHYWEVEVGVEAMGVCAVGVARQSVRRKGQIRPNPEEGIWAVPCSEDQSRALTSPGQSTPVSPSRAPCRIRVYLDYDGGRGAFFDAGRGDPILTFLRAAFAGERIRPLFWVGVSVRLL; from the exons ATGCGTGTCGTTTTTGTCCCCTGGGCTGCCTCGGAACTGAGTGTTCTGGGCGGATTTACTGATACAGCCATTTACTGCCTGGAACAATCACTTGCAG cgaaggtgactctggatccagacacggcccATCCTGACCTCCTCGTGTCTGCGGATCGGAGACGTGGGAGATGGGGAGACACACGGCAGGATCTGCCCGACAACCCTGAGAGATTTGACACTGTGCCCTgcgtgctgggctgtgagggattcacctCGGGCCGAcattactgggaggtggaggtgggggtggaggcgaTGGGAGTCTgtgctgtgggggtggccagacagtctgtgaggaggaagggacagaTCCGTCCTAACCCCGAGGAGGGGATCTGGGCTGTGCCGTGCAGTGAGGATCAGTCCCGGGCTCTGACGTCCCCTGGGCAGAGCACCCCCGTGTCCCCGAGCCGGGCACCCTGCAGGATCCGGGTTTATCTGGACTatgacggggggcggggggcatttTTCGATGCTGGTCGCGGGGACCCGATCCTCACTTTCCTGCGGGCCGCTTTCGCCGGGGAGAGAATCCGCCCGCTCTTCTGGGTTGGTGTTAGCGTGCGGCTCCtctag
- the LOC119567477 gene encoding basic proline-rich protein-like, which translates to MAEKGPRNLLGQCIPGATETELGHRESRCHGNQASEKPVAVFGQCSPRVQRCSCRVHSPAPSPPGGGKEAPHSLAAPLRRRPAGRSPATRSPLPPATGSPLSPPLSAAALPAARPPPARRFRRPPAPRSRRPSPPPPCRPLAHHPLAASTGHRLPALAAPLRRRPAGRSPLPPATGSPLSPPLSAAALPAARPPPARRFRRPPAPRSRRPSPPPPCRPLARHPLAASAGHRLPALAAPLRRRPAGRSPTTRSPLPPATGSPLSPPRSAAALPAARRFRRPPAPRSRRPSPPPPCRPLARHPLAASAGHRLPALAAPLRRRPAGRSPATRSPLPPATGSPLSPPLSAAALPAARPPPARRFHRPPAPRSRRPSPPPPCRPLARHPLAASAGHRLPALAAPLRRCPAGRSPATRSSLPPATGSPLSPPLSAAALPAARPPPARRFRRPPAPRSRRPSPPPPCRPLARHPLAASDGHRLPALAAPLRRRPAGRSPATRSPLPTATGSPLSPPLSAAALPAARPPPARRFRRPPAPRSRRPSPPPPCRPLARHPLAASAGHRLPALAAPLRRRPAGRSPATRSPLPPATGSLLSPPLSAAALPAARPPPARRFRRPPAPRSRRPSPPPPCRPLARHPLAASPGYRLPALATPLRCAVSHFCCHLPLCCDLCTSVSP; encoded by the exons ATGGCAGAGAAGGGGCCACGTAATCTACTGGGTCAGTGTATTCCAGGCGCCACGGAAACCGAACTAGGACACAGGGAATCCCGGTGCCATGGAAACCAGGCCTCCGAGAAACCAG TCGCTGTctttggtcagtgcagccccagagttcagaggtgcagctgcagagTTCACTCCCCGGCCCCgtccccccccggggggggtAAAGAGGCACCTCACTCGCTCGCCGCCCCTCTCCGCCGCCGCCCTGCCGGCCGCTCGCCCGCCACCCGCTCGCCGCTTCCGCCGGCCACCGGCTCCCCGCTCTCGCCGCCCCTCTCCGCCGCCGCCCTGCCGGCCGCTCGCCCACCACCCGCTCGCCGCTTCCGCCGGCCACCGGCTCCCCGCTCTCGCCGCCCCTCTCCGCCGCCGCCCTGCCGGCCGCTCGCCCACCACCCGCTCGCCGCTTCCACCGGCCACCGGCTCCCCGCTCTCGCCGCCCCGCTCCGCCGCCGCCCTGCCGGCCGCTCGCCGCTTCCGCCGGCCACCGGCTCCCCGCTCTCGCCGCCCCTCTCCGCCGCCGCCCTGCCGGCCGCTCGCCCGCCACCCGCTCGCCGCTTCCGCCGGCCACCGGCTCCCCGCTCTCGCCGCCCCTCTCCGCCGCCGCCCTGCCGGCCGCTCGCCCGCCACCCGCTCGCCGCTTCCGCCGGCCACCGGCTCCCCGCTCTCGCCGCCCCTCTCCGCCGCCGCCCTGCCGGCCGCTCGCCCACCACCCGCTCGCCGCTTCCACCGGCCACCGGCTCCCCGCTCTCGCCGCCCCGCTCCGCCGCCGCCCTGCCGGCCGCTCGCCGCTTCCGCCGGCCACCGGCTCCCCGCTCTCGCCGCCCCTCTCCGCCGCCGCCCTGCCGGCCGCTCGCCCGCCACCCGCTCGCCGCTTCCGCCGGCCACCGGCTCCCCGCTCTCGCCGCCCCTCTCCGCCGCCGCCCTGCCGGCCGCTCGCCCGCCACCCGCTCGCCGCTTCCGCCGGCCACCGGCTCCCCGCTCTCGCCGCCCCTCTCCGCCGCCGCCCTGCCGGCCGCTCGCCCGCCACCCGCTCGCCGCTTCCACCGGCCACCGGCTCCCCGCTCTCGCCGCCCCTCTCCGCCGCCGCCCTGCCGGCCGCTCGCCCGCCACCCGCTCGCCGCTTCCGCCGGCCACCGGCTCCCCGCTCTCGCCGCCCCTCTCCGCCGCTGCCCTGCCGGCCGCTCGCCCGCCACCCGCTCGTCGCTTCCACCGGCCACCGGCTCCCCGCTCTCGCCGCCCCTCTCCGCCGCCGCCCTGCCGGCCGCTCGCCCACCACCCGCTCGCCGCTTCCGCCGGCCACCGGCTCCCCGCTCTCGCCGCCCCTCTCCGCCGCCGCCCTGCCGGCCGCTCGCCCGCCACCCGCTCGCCGCTTCCGACGGCCACCGGCTCCCCGCTCTCGCCGCCCCTCTCCGCCGCCGCCCTGCCGGCCGCTCGCCCGCCACCCGCTCGCCGCTTCCGACGGCCACCGGCTCCCCGCTCTCGCCGCCCCTCTCCGCCGCCGCCCTGCCGGCCGCTCGCCCGCCACCCGCTCGCCGCTTCCGCCGGCCACCGGCTCCCCGCTCTCGCCGCCCCTCTCCGCCGCCGCCCTGCCGGCCGCTCGCCCGCCACCCGCTCGCCGCTTCCGCCGGCCACCGGCTCCCCGCTCTCGCCGCCCCTCTCCGCCGCCGCCCTGCCGGCCGCTCGCCCGCCACCCGCTCGCCGCTTCCGCCGGCCACCGGCTCCCTGCTCTCGCCGCCCCTCTCCGCCGCCGCCCTGCCGGCCGCTCGCCCGCCACCCGCTCGCCGCTTCCGCCGGCCACCGGCTCCCCGCTCTCGCCGCCCCTCTCCGCCGCCGCCCTGCCGGCCGCTCGCCCGCCACCCGCTCGCCGCTTCCCCCGGCTACCGGCTCCCCGCTCTCGCCACCCCTCTCCGCTGCGCTGTCAGtcacttctgctgccacctgcctctctgctgtgacctctgcacatccgTCTCTCCATGA